The following are from one region of the Corythoichthys intestinalis isolate RoL2023-P3 chromosome 17, ASM3026506v1, whole genome shotgun sequence genome:
- the c6 gene encoding complement component C6 isoform X1 — MSPPTTLLLLLHLLSLISAVLSCFCERYPWGSWTACSRTCNHGTQSRHRKFEYDDYYWRSSCRQLCERDDKRACNMQACPINCVLTEFGPWSDCSPCAKKQLRTRSIQTPSQFGGASCNVALMEERPCYPASECKLAPIDCRDKFKCDNGRCINATLTCNKQNDCEDNTDERDCRDFKVVCPAEKRAAPGADLVGNGFDVFANEPRGAVLDNMFMGGSCIIRRPPSTLLYHRIPHNFENFDIKVGVIEDFSTDPQPLHSDSINVKNSISTEEERKRNFWPFFHSLTSHVTSKSSFEASKKTDSLFLRVHQVLPVSTFKVRDPSDLVLSGPFLKFLHDLPLQYNYALYRNIFQLFGTHYYSSGTLGGLYDLLYQYNREELTSSGESEDHVKGCLGRETKWTVVLYTPQRPLPMCSDSKMTQKYNGSYIQAAEKSYSAVKGGRTREAASLAWERQGPAPDRNSYKNWAKSVLDNPAIVEFKTQSIIDLVQGIPCAVTKRRNLRKALLQYMQEFDPCKCAACPNNARAFLSGTECKCACQTGTFGPNCEQRAPDFTSEEVDGFWSCWGPWSRCGATMKRNRRRRCDNPAPLRGGQPCMGPDSDEEPCHISLFKQQETCENDHDFFVGWREELPPGVQGCPRPKPPDNSFLRKAKQYYNFGEAEDFQCVTGFDPEGFQFINCLPDGTWSQPKGSCLRKICLPPDIPDGLMLFPSKEEYKVGDSVGLNCVEMGLLPLPRGFYTCSNSLTWEPPLPAGLHCTNAIEDPFEPDSQCGPGEKHQGSQCVCIQRESCLSEPESLCILNIDINITVPMSLCSFQAGRCHGDPLLFISESACDTVDSDKLEWARFRAKFASKSSVQESCDLDTCYEWESCSASKKCQCIAARDCPKTGVHKFCLMLTRIQRTRSMDLCSMAALKCANYQFEILNEGVCESR; from the exons ATGTCCCCTCCTACTACTTTGCTCCTGTTGCTCCATCTCCTCAGCTTAATATCTGCTGTTCTGTCTTGTTTCTGTGAACGGTACCCCTGGGGCTCATGGACTGCCTGCTCACGGACATGCAACCATGGCACACAGAGCAGACATAG GAAATTTGAATATGACGATTACTATTGGAGGAGCAGTTGTCGTCAGTTATGCGAAAGAGATGACAAGAGGGCTTGTAATATGCAGGCTTGTCCTATAAACTGTGTGCTGACAGAATTTGGGCCTTGGTCTGACTGCTCACCCTGTGCCAAGAAACAG TTACGGACCAGGTCCATCCAAACTCCATCCCAGTTTGGTGGTGCATCATGCAATGTAGCGCTGATGGAAGAGAGACCCTGTTATCCTGCCTCAGAGTGCAAGTTGGCACCAATTGACTGCAGAGACAAATTCAAATGTGACAATG GACGCTGCATCAATGCCACGCTAACTTGCAAtaaacagaatgactgtgaagatAACACTGATGAGAGGGACTGTCGTGACTTTAAAGTTGTTTGCCCAGCCGAGAAGAGAGCTGCTCCTGGTGCTGACCTTGTGGGGAATGG GTTTGATGTATTTGCAAATGAGCCAAGGGGGGCAGTCCTGGACAACATGTTTATGGGAGGAAGTTGCATCATCAGGAGACCTCCAAGCACGTTACTTTACCATCGGATACCTCATAACTTTGAAAACTTTGATATTAAG GTTGGTGTGATTGAAGACTTCAGCACAGATCCCCAACCCCTGCACTCTGACTCAATTAATGTGAAGAACTCAATTTCCACAGAAGAAGAGAGAAAACGGAACTTTTGGCCCTTTTTCCACTCTTTGACTTCTCATGTCACATCAAAAAGTTCCTTCGAAGCCTCAAAGAAAACA GACTCCCTGTTTTTACGGGTGCACCAGGTTCTACCTGTGTCCACATTCAAAGTTAGGGACCCAAGTGATTTGGTTTTGTCTGGACCTTTCCTCAAGTTCCTTCATGACCTTCCCCTGCAGTACAATTATGCCCTGTACAGAAACATCTTTCAGCTCTTTGGAACACACTACTACAGCTCAGGGACACTAGGGGGCCTGTATGACCTGCTCTACCAGTACAACCGAGAGGAATTGACCAGTTCAG GTGAATCAGAGGACCATGTTAAAGGCTGTCTTGGACGAGAGACTAAATGGACAGTTGTCCTCTACACTCCACAAAGGCCTCTACCAATGTGCTCTGACAGCAAAATGACTCAAAAATATAATG GTTCATACATTCAGGCAGCAGAGAAGTCTTATTCTGCTGTGAAAGGTGGACGAACCAGAGAGGCAGCATCTCTGGCCTGGGAGAGGCAGGGCCCGGCTCCTGATCGAAACTCTTACAAAAACTGGGCTAAGTCTGTTCTTGATAATCCTGCTATTGTTGAGTTCAag ACGCAGTCAATAATAGATCTAGTGCAGGGGATCCCCTGTGCTGTCACGAAGAGGAGGAACCTTAGAAAAGCGTTGTTGCAGTACATGCAAGAGTTTGATCCCTGCAAGTGTGCTGCTTGTCCTAACAATGCAAGAGCTTTTCTCTCTGGTACTGAGTGCAAGTGTGCCTGCCAGACTGGTACTTTTGGCCCCAATTGTGAGCAGCGAGCTCCTGACTTCACTTCAG AGGAAGTAGATGGTTTTTGGAGCTGTTGGGGCCCGTGGAGTCGCTGCGGAGCCACCATGAAAAGAAATCGCAGAAGAAGGTGTGACAATCCGGCCCCCTTGAGAGGAGGCCAACCGTGTATGGGTCCTGACAGTGATGAAGAGCCATGTCACATCTCCTTATTCAAACA ACAAGAAACATGTGAAAATGACCATGACTTCTTTGTGGGATGGAGGGAGGAGCTTCCTCCTGGTGTGCAGGGTTGTCCCAGGCCAAAGCCACCTGACAATAGCTTCCTCAGG AAAGCAAAGCAGTACTACAACTTTGGTGAGGCTGAAGACTTCCAGTGCGTCACTGGATTTGACCCAGAAGGTTTCCAGTTCATCAATTGTCTTCCTGACGGGACATGGAGTCAACCAAAAGGAAGCTGCCTTA GAAAGATCTGTCTTCCCCCTGATATCCCTGATGGCCTGATGCTGTTCCCCAGCAAAGAAGAATATAAAGTGGGTGATTCAGTGGGACTGAACTGTGTTGAGATGGGTTTGTTGCCACTGCCTCGAGGTTTCTACACCTGCAGTAACAGTCTCACATGGGAACCTCCGTTACCTGCAGGACTGCATTGCACTAATGCTATAG AGGATCCATTTGAACCTGACAGTCAGTGTGGTCCAGGTGAGAAACATCAAGGCTCTCAATGTGTCTGTATACAGCGGGAGAGTTGCCT ATCCGAACCAGAGAGTCTTTGTATTCTgaatattgacatcaacatcACTGTGCCGATGTCCCTCTGCTCCTTCCAAGCCGGCCGCTGCCATGGCGATCCACTCCTCTTTATCAgcgaaagtgcctgtgacactgtCGACTCTGATAAACTGGAGTGGGCCAGGTTCCGAGCCAAGTTTGCTTCAAAGAGTTCTGTCCAAGAGTCGTGCGATCTTGACACATgttatgaatgggagagttgttCAG CATCTAAAAAGTGTCAGTGCATTGCTGCTCGGGACTGTCCTAAAACTGGTGTGCACAAGTTCTGTCTGATGCTGACCAGGATCCAGAGGACTCGCAGCATGGACCTTTGCTCCATGGCTGCTCTGAAGTGTGCCAACTACCAGTTTGAGATCCTCAATGAAGGTGTCTGTGAATCCAGATAA